Proteins encoded in a region of the Salvia splendens isolate huo1 unplaced genomic scaffold, SspV2 ctg719, whole genome shotgun sequence genome:
- the LOC121791092 gene encoding receptor-like protein 33: MVLDLSFNNLNGSIPPCLLQESYYLQVLNIRGNNINGVIPDTFNWECGLKTFDVSDNNLGGKIPKSLANCVELAVMNVGNNNFDDSFPCMALPESLKVLVLRSNRFHGELRCGKSWPELQILDISSNHFSGTLDSLNFSSWRRMMLQSQAHLRRSASDILSANDLYRDEVTLTLKNVEVKLVKIWPDFTCIDLSSNHFEKEIPNSIGNLTSLYLLNLSHNSLTYAIPRSLGALRELGSLDLSSNKLTGRIPDELTKLDFLSFLNLSYNHLTGPIPTGRQFQTFSEDSFEGNAGLSGFPLNGSFNNRRPPGPSPSEDSQPKEEEIEWEYVFAASGYVVGIGCVAWTLLCCRRLRERYFEKIEEVADKIFFERGRRRRHERRVRRREERNAVRRRYHQ; encoded by the coding sequence ATGGTTCTCGACTTGTCTTTCAATAACTTAAACGGCAGCATACCTCCCTGCCTACTGCAAGAAAGTTATTACCTTCAAGTTCTCAATATTAGGGGAAACAACATTAACGGTGTCATCCCTGATACATTTAATTGGGAGTGTGGGCTAAAAACCTTTGATGTTAGTGACAACAACTTAGGAGGGAAGATTCCCAAGTCTTTGGCAAATTGTGTAGAATTAGCGGTGATGAATGTTGGAAACAACAACTTTGATGATAGTTTCCCTTGCATGGCGCTGCCGGAGAGCTTGAAGGTTCTTGTGTTGCGCTCCAACAGATTCCATGGAGAGTTGAGATGTGGTAAGAGTTGGCCTGAGCTTCAAATTTTGGATATATCTTCAAATCATTTCAGTGGCACTCTGGATTCCCTAAACTTCTCAAGCTGGAGACGAATGATGCTACAAAGTCAGGCACATTTAAGGCGTTCAGCCTCCGATATTTTAAGTGCAAATGATTTATATCGGGATGAGGTGACACTAACTTTGAAAAATGTAGAGGTGAAGCTTGTGAAGATTTGGCCTGACTTTACATGCATTGATTTGTCTTCCAATCATTTTGAGAAAGAAATACCAAATTCAATTGGTAATCTCACCTCACTCTATCTTCTCAACTTATCACACAACTCTCTCACTTATGCAATCCCAAGATCATTGGGTGCCTTGAGAGAGCTTGGGTCGCTCGACCTCTCTTCAAACAAGCTCACCGGGAGAATACCAGATGAGCTCACAAAACTCGATTTCCTATCATTCTTGAATCTGTCTTACAATCATCTCACTGGACCCATCCCAACTGGCCGCCAGTTTCAAACGTTTTCAGAAGATTCATTTGAAGGAAACGCGGGGTTATCTGGATTCCCACTCAACGGAAGTTTCAACAACCGTCGTCCACCCGGTCCATCGCCATCAGAGGATTCACAACCAAAAGAGGAGGAGATTGAGTGGGAATATGTGTTTGCTGCGTCTGGTTATGTTGTGGGAATAGGATGCGTCGCGTGGACACTGTTATGTTGCAGAAGGTTGAGAGAAAGATACTTTGAGAAGATAGAAGAGGTTGCTGACAAGATATTCTTTGAGAGAGGAAGGAGAAGGAGACATGAAAGAAGAgtaagaagaagagaagagaggaATGCAGTTAGAAGAAGGTATCATCAGTGA
- the LOC121791094 gene encoding malate dehydrogenase [NADP], chloroplastic-like, with product MAAVAELTQYTNTAHRFSSEVSYASTRISGLRRLHLRPIKNSGIRCSVTSNKVQAAPEAVKAEEVKKKAECYGVFCLTYDLKAEEETKSWKKLVNIAVSGAAGMISNHLLFKLASGEVLGYDQPIALKLLGSERSLQALEGVAMELEDSLFPLLREVSIGIDPYEVFQDADWALLIGAKPRGPGMERAALLDINGQIFVEQGKALNAVASRDVKVLVVGNPCNTNALICLKNAPNIPAKNFHALTRLDENRAKCQLALKAGVFYDKVSNVTIWGNHSTTQVPDFLNARINGLPVKEVIKDTKWLEEEFTNKVQTRGGVLIKKWGRSSAASTAVSIVDAMRSLVTPTPEGDWFSTGVYTTGNPYCIADDIVFSMPCRSNGDGDYELVKDVEFDDYLWNRIKTTEAELLAEKKCVAHLTGEGIAVCDLPGDTMLPGEM from the exons ATGGCGGCGGTGGCAGAGCTAACTCAATACACAAACACAGCCCACCGTTTTTCATCGGAGGTTTCGTATGCTTCCACGAGAATTTCCGGCCTCCGCCGCCTCCATCTCCGGCCGATCAAGAATTCGGGAATTAGGTGCTCTGTCACGTCCAA TAAAGTTCAGGCGGCGCCGGAGGCGGTGAAGGCGGAGGAAGTGAAGAAGAAAGCTGAGTGCTATGGGGTTTTTTGTCTAACTTATGATCTCAAAGCT GAGGAGGAAACGAAGTCGTGGAAGAAGTTGGTTAACATCGCGGTCTCCGGTGCTGCAGGAATGATATCCAATCATCTACTCTTCAAA CTTGCTTCTGGTGAGGTTCTTGGATATGATCAGCCGATTGCCTTGAAATTATTGGGATCCGAGCGATCACTGCAGGCGCTTGAAG GTGTGGCAATGGAGCTTGAGGACTCGTTGTTTCCCCTACTAAGGGAAGTGAGCATCGGCATTGATCCATACGAAGTCTTCCAAGATGCGGATTGGGCTCTCCTGATTGGAGCCAAGCCTCGTGGACCAGGCATGGAGCGAGCAGCGCTACTAGACATCAATGGACAGATCTTTGTCGAACAG GGGAAGGCCCTTAACGCTGTTGCTTCCCGTGATGTGAAAGTGCTCGTCGTGGGAAACCCTTGCAACACCAA CGCATTGATCTGTTTGAAAAATGCTCCAAATATTCCTGCCAAAAACTTCCATGCCTTGACTAGATTGGATGAGAACAGAGCAAAATGTCAG CTTGCCTTGAAGGCGGGAGTCTTCTACGACAAAGTGTCGAATGTGACCATTTGGGGAAACCACTCTACCACTCAG GTTCCCGACTTCTTGAACGCTAGGATCAATGGTTTGCCTGTCAAGGAGGTTATCAAAGATACTAAATGGCTAGAAGAAGAGTTCACAAATAAGGTCCAAACG aGAGGTGGCGTTCTCATTAAGAAATGGGGAAGATCATCAGCTGCATCGACCGCTGTTTCCATTGTAGACGCGATGAGATCTCTTGTGACGCCTACACCTGAGGGAGATTGGTTTTCAACAGGA gtATATACCACTGGGAATCCTTACTGTATAGCAGACGACATTGTCTTCAGCATGCCTTGCAGATCTAAT GGGGATGGAGATTATGAACTCGTCAAGGATGTGGAATTCGACGACTACCTTTGGAATCGAATTAAGACG ACTGAAGCTGAGCTGCTGGCAGAGAAGAAATGTGTAGCTCACCTTACAGGAGAGGGTATTGCTGTATGTGATCTCCCCGGGGACACGATGCTCCCCggagaaatgtga
- the LOC121791093 gene encoding NAC domain-containing protein 53-like isoform X1 gives MELVASGNKPSRLPSLLGPGFRFHPTDEELVQYYLRRKSSGKGFRFDAITDVDVYKAEPWDLPYMSKMKNRDLEWYFFSFLDKKYGNGARANRATEKGYWKTTGKDRPIYHKRQIVGMKKTLVYHCGRAPKGQRSNWVMHEYRLAASESETAKVAKDSFVVCRIFKKSGSGPKNGEQYGAPFVEEEWDDDEFELVPQDEATNEIDFGDNTYMQELKQIIESDVPLKLTPVSSDGSHDCEAIETYNNLQFQIIESDVLLNMTPVSSDGSHDCEAVETFSGTQNPLESAGDSYCQPRICYDQNIPNWPASYDTEAIPVNHADLGECSKSGNSDSTTDDLSFLLDEPFLDSFEKFLNDDDGFIEANDLSKPHETNTGGFEMLAEYLDAGDDDSSLYFACDPFVIFGNEDLASNQTLLPQMNMGNGTEQAMLPSGPLIDNNNFNAVFSPEKQASTESQSDFQHPYIKQASRMLGDINAPPAYAAEFPSKDTMRRLNSVVRSPSSVHVSGSTIQVRNLTMGGKGTTDQSSGNHKDFNIVLSFGFSHADDGSSSLESSVHIVPGKSVAAISRGWLCFIFFWILIFSMMSFRFGNYAGIK, from the exons ATGGAGCTGGTAGCGAGTGGAAACAAGCCTTCGAGATTGCCGAGTTTGCTCGGGCCGGGCTTCCGATTTCACCCGACCGATGAGGAATTGGTGCAGTATTATCTGCGGCGAAAATCCAGCGGCAAAGGTTTCCGATTCGACGCTATTACTGATGTCGATGTTTACAAGGCCGAGCCCTGGGATCTCCCAT ATATGTCAAAGATGAAGAACAGGGATTTGGAGTGGTATTTCTTCAGTTTTCTGGACAAGAAGTATGGCAATGGAGCGAGAGCAAACAGGGCAACTGAAAAAGGGTATTGGAAGACAACAGGAAAGGATAGGCCCATTTATCATAAAAGGCAGATTGTTggtatgaagaaaactcttgtGTATCATTGTGGACGGGCCCCCAAGGGTCAGAGGAGTAACTGGGTCATGCACGAGTACAGGCTTGCTGCCTCCGAGTCGGAGACTGCTAAAGTTGCTAAG GACTCGTTTGTTGTCTGCCGAATCTTTAAAAAGAGTGGCTCAGGTCCAAAGAATGGTGAGCAGTATGGAGCACCATTTGTGGAAGAGGAATGGGATGATGATGAGTTCGAATTGGTTCCACAGGACGAAGCTACAAATGAAATTGACTTTGGTGATAATACCTATATGCAAGAACTTAAGCAG ATTATTGAGTCAGATGTTCCGTTGAAGCTGACTCCTGTCAGCTCAGATGGCAGCCATGATTGTGAGGCCATTGAAACTTATAACAATCTGCAG tttcaGATTATTGAGTCTGATGTTCTGTTGAACATGACTCCTGTCAGCTCAGATGGTAGCCATGATTGCGAGGCCGTTGAAACTTTTAGTGGTACCCAAAATCCCTTAGAGTCAGCAGGTGATAGCTATTGTCAACCCAGGATTTGTTATGACCAGAACATACCAAATTGGCCTGCTTCATATGATACAGAGGCTATACCAGTCAATCACGCAGACCTTGGTGAATGCAGCAAATCTGGGAACTCTGATTCTACTACCGATGATCTTAGTTTCTTGCTTGATGAACCGTTCCTCgattcttttgaaaaattcctaAATGATGATGACGGATTCATTGAAGCTAATGATCTCTCAAAACCCCATGAAACTAATACTGGtggttttgaaatgcttgctgaGTATCTTGATGCTGGTGATGATGATAGCTCGCTCTACTTTGCTTGCGATCCTTTTGTGATCTTCGGAAATGAGGATCTTGCTTCCAACCAGACATTGCTTCCTCAGATG AACATGGGCAATGGAACCGAGCAAGCAATGTTGCCAAGTGGACCACTTATCGACAATAATAACTTCAATGCTGTGTTTTCACCCGAGAAGCAAGCGTCTACAGAGTCTCAATCAG ATTTCCAGCACCCATATATCAAGCAGGCAAGCCGGATGCTAGGGGACATCAATGCACCACCAGCATACGCTGCAGAGTTTCCCTCCAAAGATACGATGCGGCGTCTCAATTCTGTTGTGCGATCTCCCAGTTCAGTGCATGTTAGCGGCAGCACAATTCAAGTAAGGAACTTGACTATGGGCGGCAAAGGGACAACAGATCAGTCCTCTGGCAACCACAAGGACTTCAACATCGTCCTCTCTTTCGGCTTCTCACATGCTGATGACGGTTCTTCGAGTTTGGAATCGAGTGTTCACATTGTCCCAGGGAAGTCTGTTGCTGCGATCTCTCGGGGCTGGCTCTGCTTCATATTTTTCTGGATCCTAATCTTCTCAATGATGAGCTTCAGGTTTGGGAACTATGCAGGCATCAAGTGA
- the LOC121791093 gene encoding NAC domain-containing protein 53-like isoform X2: MELVASGNKPSRLPSLLGPGFRFHPTDEELVQYYLRRKSSGKGFRFDAITDVDVYKAEPWDLPYMSKMKNRDLEWYFFSFLDKKYGNGARANRATEKGYWKTTGKDRPIYHKRQIVGMKKTLVYHCGRAPKGQRSNWVMHEYRLAASESETAKVAKDSFVVCRIFKKSGSGPKNGEQYGAPFVEEEWDDDEFELVPQDEATNEIDFGDNTYMQELKQIIESDVPLKLTPVSSDGSHDCEAIETYNNLQIIESDVLLNMTPVSSDGSHDCEAVETFSGTQNPLESAGDSYCQPRICYDQNIPNWPASYDTEAIPVNHADLGECSKSGNSDSTTDDLSFLLDEPFLDSFEKFLNDDDGFIEANDLSKPHETNTGGFEMLAEYLDAGDDDSSLYFACDPFVIFGNEDLASNQTLLPQMNMGNGTEQAMLPSGPLIDNNNFNAVFSPEKQASTESQSDFQHPYIKQASRMLGDINAPPAYAAEFPSKDTMRRLNSVVRSPSSVHVSGSTIQVRNLTMGGKGTTDQSSGNHKDFNIVLSFGFSHADDGSSSLESSVHIVPGKSVAAISRGWLCFIFFWILIFSMMSFRFGNYAGIK, from the exons ATGGAGCTGGTAGCGAGTGGAAACAAGCCTTCGAGATTGCCGAGTTTGCTCGGGCCGGGCTTCCGATTTCACCCGACCGATGAGGAATTGGTGCAGTATTATCTGCGGCGAAAATCCAGCGGCAAAGGTTTCCGATTCGACGCTATTACTGATGTCGATGTTTACAAGGCCGAGCCCTGGGATCTCCCAT ATATGTCAAAGATGAAGAACAGGGATTTGGAGTGGTATTTCTTCAGTTTTCTGGACAAGAAGTATGGCAATGGAGCGAGAGCAAACAGGGCAACTGAAAAAGGGTATTGGAAGACAACAGGAAAGGATAGGCCCATTTATCATAAAAGGCAGATTGTTggtatgaagaaaactcttgtGTATCATTGTGGACGGGCCCCCAAGGGTCAGAGGAGTAACTGGGTCATGCACGAGTACAGGCTTGCTGCCTCCGAGTCGGAGACTGCTAAAGTTGCTAAG GACTCGTTTGTTGTCTGCCGAATCTTTAAAAAGAGTGGCTCAGGTCCAAAGAATGGTGAGCAGTATGGAGCACCATTTGTGGAAGAGGAATGGGATGATGATGAGTTCGAATTGGTTCCACAGGACGAAGCTACAAATGAAATTGACTTTGGTGATAATACCTATATGCAAGAACTTAAGCAG ATTATTGAGTCAGATGTTCCGTTGAAGCTGACTCCTGTCAGCTCAGATGGCAGCCATGATTGTGAGGCCATTGAAACTTATAACAATCTGCAG ATTATTGAGTCTGATGTTCTGTTGAACATGACTCCTGTCAGCTCAGATGGTAGCCATGATTGCGAGGCCGTTGAAACTTTTAGTGGTACCCAAAATCCCTTAGAGTCAGCAGGTGATAGCTATTGTCAACCCAGGATTTGTTATGACCAGAACATACCAAATTGGCCTGCTTCATATGATACAGAGGCTATACCAGTCAATCACGCAGACCTTGGTGAATGCAGCAAATCTGGGAACTCTGATTCTACTACCGATGATCTTAGTTTCTTGCTTGATGAACCGTTCCTCgattcttttgaaaaattcctaAATGATGATGACGGATTCATTGAAGCTAATGATCTCTCAAAACCCCATGAAACTAATACTGGtggttttgaaatgcttgctgaGTATCTTGATGCTGGTGATGATGATAGCTCGCTCTACTTTGCTTGCGATCCTTTTGTGATCTTCGGAAATGAGGATCTTGCTTCCAACCAGACATTGCTTCCTCAGATG AACATGGGCAATGGAACCGAGCAAGCAATGTTGCCAAGTGGACCACTTATCGACAATAATAACTTCAATGCTGTGTTTTCACCCGAGAAGCAAGCGTCTACAGAGTCTCAATCAG ATTTCCAGCACCCATATATCAAGCAGGCAAGCCGGATGCTAGGGGACATCAATGCACCACCAGCATACGCTGCAGAGTTTCCCTCCAAAGATACGATGCGGCGTCTCAATTCTGTTGTGCGATCTCCCAGTTCAGTGCATGTTAGCGGCAGCACAATTCAAGTAAGGAACTTGACTATGGGCGGCAAAGGGACAACAGATCAGTCCTCTGGCAACCACAAGGACTTCAACATCGTCCTCTCTTTCGGCTTCTCACATGCTGATGACGGTTCTTCGAGTTTGGAATCGAGTGTTCACATTGTCCCAGGGAAGTCTGTTGCTGCGATCTCTCGGGGCTGGCTCTGCTTCATATTTTTCTGGATCCTAATCTTCTCAATGATGAGCTTCAGGTTTGGGAACTATGCAGGCATCAAGTGA